One region of Methanomicrobiales archaeon genomic DNA includes:
- a CDS encoding PHP-associated domain-containing protein, protein MVQCTMYLGREPMQHTEVCSDVLFSRPVPAQLRCMGLLPVDMHFHTNHSDSPTRVKDALKLADRLGIGLAITDHNQISGVLEAVHLDTGVPVVPGIEVSASDGPHILLYFYSVADLQEFYRRYVERNRRSAPYVAIRLNTQEILDAREAYPCIVSEAHPCGYFFLSQSVERCIDGECLSRDIRSRFDAVEVICGGMARVHNLKALQIAERNRLGRTGGTDGHLLHELGGVVTCAQTESVDEFLDAIPRRENLVIGHEKTIFYKTLTGTAILPHHIPYAFPILRARWEQHLPRIRRYMHSRLNGGSGSVKKR, encoded by the coding sequence ATGGTACAGTGCACGATGTACCTCGGGAGGGAGCCCATGCAGCATACGGAGGTCTGTTCGGATGTCCTCTTCTCTCGCCCCGTCCCCGCCCAGCTCCGCTGCATGGGGCTCCTCCCGGTCGACATGCATTTCCACACGAACCACTCCGACTCGCCCACGAGGGTGAAGGACGCGCTGAAGCTCGCCGACCGTCTCGGGATCGGGCTCGCCATCACGGATCACAACCAGATCAGCGGCGTTCTCGAGGCCGTACACCTGGATACCGGCGTGCCCGTCGTCCCGGGCATCGAAGTCAGCGCCAGCGACGGCCCGCACATCCTGCTCTACTTTTACAGCGTTGCGGATCTGCAGGAGTTCTACCGGCGGTACGTGGAGAGGAACCGGAGGTCCGCCCCGTATGTGGCGATCCGCCTGAACACGCAGGAGATCCTCGACGCACGCGAGGCTTACCCCTGCATCGTATCCGAGGCCCATCCCTGCGGCTACTTCTTCCTGAGTCAGAGCGTGGAGCGGTGCATCGACGGCGAGTGTCTCTCCCGCGACATCCGCTCCCGTTTCGACGCGGTCGAGGTGATCTGCGGCGGCATGGCGCGGGTGCACAACCTGAAAGCCCTGCAGATTGCCGAGAGAAACCGTCTCGGGCGGACCGGGGGGACCGACGGCCACCTGCTGCACGAACTGGGCGGCGTCGTCACCTGTGCGCAAACCGAGAGCGTGGATGAGTTCCTGGATGCGATCCCCCGGCGGGAGAACCTGGTCATCGGGCACGAGAAGACCATCTTCTACAAGACGCTCACGGGAACGGCGATCCTTCCGCACCACATACCCTATGCGTTCCCCATTCTGCGGGCACGCTGGGAGCAGCATCTGCCCCGGATCCGGAGGTACATGCACTCCCGCCTGAACGGAGGGTCGGGGTCGGTGAAAAAACGGTGA
- a CDS encoding DUF5518 domain-containing protein: protein MADFRGGNFWTGVIAGWILMIIVDLFVPVAGPFVGGFAAGYIARGGPWNAGIAGLVSGILGGIIVVLLVLVGSTVLLGGVGFFTALFVGILLMVVLFLVHGILAFIGGAIAGALRG from the coding sequence ATGGCGGATTTCAGAGGAGGCAACTTCTGGACTGGCGTCATTGCCGGATGGATCCTGATGATCATTGTCGATCTGTTCGTACCCGTGGCGGGACCGTTTGTCGGGGGGTTTGCTGCTGGCTATATCGCCAGGGGCGGCCCGTGGAACGCCGGCATTGCGGGGCTCGTCTCGGGCATACTCGGGGGGATCATCGTTGTGCTGCTCGTCCTCGTCGGAAGTACGGTGCTCCTGGGAGGGGTGGGTTTCTTTACAGCGTTGTTTGTCGGCATTCTGCTGATGGTCGTCCTGTTCCTGGTTCATGGAATCCTGGCGTTCATCGGCGGCGCGATTGCGGGTGCTCTTCGGGGATGA
- a CDS encoding DUF308 domain-containing protein — MAADLASGGRGSSALRGIIAVIFGLVALIFPQAIVGFFAYFVGFLAIILSVFVIANGLGLGPDRESRWYIIVAGVLGFVVGILILLSPTTFIVALVYLIAIGLVLIGVGDLITGLTTAGAGTYRWLLVLVGIVSIVFAGILLFYPLLTTLLTVQIVGVYAIILGILDIIAALFRRRR; from the coding sequence ATGGCAGCTGATCTGGCGTCCGGCGGTCGGGGTTCTTCGGCTCTCCGCGGGATTATCGCGGTTATTTTCGGATTGGTGGCGCTCATCTTCCCCCAGGCGATTGTCGGTTTCTTCGCCTATTTCGTTGGATTTTTAGCCATTATCCTGTCGGTGTTCGTCATCGCCAATGGCCTTGGCCTTGGCCCGGATCGGGAATCGCGATGGTATATCATCGTTGCAGGGGTCCTGGGATTCGTGGTTGGCATTCTCATCCTGCTGTCGCCCACCACCTTCATCGTCGCCCTCGTCTACCTCATCGCGATAGGGCTGGTCCTCATCGGCGTTGGCGATCTGATCACCGGGCTGACCACGGCCGGGGCGGGAACGTACCGCTGGCTTCTCGTGCTGGTCGGGATCGTCTCCATCGTCTTTGCAGGGATCCTGCTGTTCTACCCACTGCTGACCACGCTTCTCACCGTGCAGATCGTCGGCGTCTATGCGATCATCCTCGGGATACTCGACATCATCGCCGCCCTCTTCCGGCGGAGGCGATGA
- a CDS encoding AI-2E family transporter, with protein MNRPSVDATRAAESPDLSTLARVLIVLAIAVGGMSLAAPFASPIIFAFVLAILAAPLVRWFEDRDAPAWLAPLLAIGIIVLVSLLLIALLSISLLQLQEALPAYQDLLSAQIAQAGIVLANLGIRIDLPPPGQVAGDSPFIPDTETILAGLTALVVDYLLIVIVTSFVIQEIAGVWRRRGGGPWSVAGNLAPFVVRSRNLVRYAAARTRSSLIAGTAIALLLWVLGIDTPILWAVVYVVLGYIPYFGLYLALAPPVGIGWLQYGLAGAATVLIGMVVIDRSVHYLFPYRVERELELSPLAIVLSIFFWTFVLGVPGLFLAIPLTLAVKAFLEISDATRWMAALMGPADAADGREESGARRE; from the coding sequence ATGAATCGCCCGTCCGTCGATGCAACCCGCGCAGCCGAATCGCCCGACCTGTCCACACTTGCACGGGTTCTCATCGTCCTCGCCATCGCGGTGGGCGGCATGAGCCTTGCTGCCCCCTTCGCGAGCCCCATCATCTTTGCCTTCGTCCTCGCCATCCTGGCAGCCCCGCTTGTCCGGTGGTTCGAGGACAGAGATGCACCCGCATGGCTGGCGCCCCTGCTCGCCATCGGTATCATCGTCCTCGTCAGCCTGCTCCTGATCGCGCTCCTGAGCATCTCCCTCCTCCAGCTTCAGGAGGCGCTTCCGGCATACCAGGACCTTCTGTCGGCCCAGATCGCGCAAGCCGGGATCGTGCTTGCAAACCTGGGCATCCGAATCGATCTCCCCCCGCCCGGGCAGGTGGCGGGAGACTCCCCGTTCATTCCGGACACCGAAACGATTCTTGCAGGGCTTACCGCCCTGGTGGTGGACTATCTCCTGATCGTAATCGTGACAAGCTTCGTGATCCAGGAGATCGCCGGGGTCTGGCGCAGGCGCGGAGGAGGACCGTGGAGCGTTGCCGGGAACCTGGCCCCGTTCGTCGTGCGGAGCCGGAACCTGGTTCGCTATGCTGCCGCCAGAACCCGGTCCAGCCTGATTGCCGGAACGGCGATTGCCTTGCTCCTCTGGGTCCTCGGGATCGATACCCCCATCCTCTGGGCCGTCGTCTACGTCGTTCTCGGCTACATCCCCTACTTCGGCCTCTACCTCGCGCTCGCCCCCCCTGTGGGCATCGGATGGCTGCAGTACGGTCTCGCAGGTGCGGCAACCGTCCTCATCGGCATGGTGGTCATCGACCGCAGCGTCCACTACCTCTTCCCCTACCGGGTGGAGCGGGAACTCGAACTATCCCCGCTCGCCATCGTACTCTCCATCTTCTTCTGGACCTTCGTACTGGGCGTGCCGGGCCTGTTCCTGGCCATCCCCCTCACCCTCGCGGTGAAGGCGTTCCTGGAGATATCCGATGCGACCCGCTGGATGGCGGCCCTGATGGGGCCCGCGGATGCCGCCGATGGCAGGGAAGAATCTGGGGCGAGAAGAGAATGA
- a CDS encoding malate dehydrogenase produces MSRVAIIGATGRLGSFAAHAISHIPYVHELTLVGRDGRESHLEGLARDLMDSFAARGDHTSVRWTCDLLDLRGSDIIVFTAGEPRKPGQDRLDLALQNARIVAPMAMTIGKVAPKAFLFMVSNPVDVLTSVALQYSGMRPQQVFGLGTHLDSMRLKSLIAAFFNVHVSEVHTRIIGEHGESMVPLWSATTIGGIRIDNLPSFGQIPVQEMVETVKNTGELIIKQKGSTIYGPGEAISTLVRTVLGNENRILTVSSYVRKEVHDIGGVCIGVPARINQDGVFPVPIRLEEDEVLAFRKSAEKIRIITDQVMERLEELDDVRSSG; encoded by the coding sequence ATGTCCAGAGTCGCGATCATCGGGGCAACGGGGAGACTCGGCTCTTTTGCCGCCCATGCGATCTCGCATATCCCGTACGTCCACGAACTGACGCTCGTGGGGCGGGACGGCCGCGAGAGTCACCTGGAGGGGCTTGCCCGGGATCTCATGGACTCGTTCGCCGCCCGCGGCGACCACACGTCCGTCCGCTGGACCTGCGATCTGCTCGACCTGCGGGGATCGGACATCATCGTCTTCACTGCGGGGGAGCCCCGCAAGCCGGGGCAGGATCGGCTCGATCTCGCCCTGCAGAATGCACGGATCGTGGCTCCGATGGCCATGACGATCGGCAAAGTCGCGCCGAAAGCCTTCCTGTTCATGGTATCGAACCCGGTGGACGTGCTGACCTCCGTCGCCCTGCAGTACTCGGGCATGCGGCCGCAGCAGGTATTCGGGCTCGGTACGCACCTGGACTCCATGCGCCTGAAATCCCTCATCGCCGCCTTCTTCAACGTGCACGTGAGCGAGGTGCACACCCGCATCATCGGGGAGCACGGGGAGAGCATGGTCCCCCTCTGGTCCGCCACGACGATCGGCGGGATCCGGATCGACAACCTGCCGTCCTTCGGCCAGATCCCGGTGCAGGAGATGGTGGAGACGGTGAAGAATACCGGCGAGCTGATCATCAAGCAGAAGGGATCCACGATTTACGGCCCGGGAGAGGCGATCTCAACCCTGGTGCGCACGGTCCTGGGCAACGAGAACCGCATACTCACGGTATCCAGCTACGTCCGAAAAGAGGTTCATGACATCGGAGGCGTCTGCATCGGCGTGCCGGCCCGCATCAACCAGGACGGCGTGTTCCCGGTCCCCATCCGGCTCGAAGAGGACGAGGTGCTCGCGTTCCGGAAGTCTGCGGAGAAGATACGGATCATCACCGATCAGGTGATGGAGCGGCTGGAAGAGTTGGATGATGTCAGATCATCCGGTTGA
- a CDS encoding elongation factor 1-beta, which yields MGKVVAVLRVMPESVEADLEELKASMRKKVPGIQDIREEPIAFGLKALKLAVVVGDEEGGTDAVEQSLRSVSGVASAETIEVNRMI from the coding sequence ATGGGAAAAGTCGTTGCAGTGCTCCGGGTGATGCCGGAGTCGGTCGAAGCGGATCTGGAAGAACTGAAGGCCTCCATGCGGAAGAAGGTTCCGGGAATACAGGATATCCGCGAGGAGCCGATCGCGTTCGGGCTAAAGGCCCTCAAACTCGCCGTTGTCGTCGGCGACGAGGAGGGCGGCACCGATGCCGTTGAGCAGTCGCTGCGCAGTGTTTCGGGCGTGGCAAGCGCTGAAACGATCGAAGTCAACCGGATGATCTGA
- a CDS encoding zinc finger domain-containing protein, with the protein MEIKRCTSCNAPLAEMGAAEFLCPECGTEIRRCLRCRQQSIPYECPKCRFRGP; encoded by the coding sequence ATGGAAATAAAAAGGTGCACTTCCTGCAACGCGCCGCTGGCCGAGATGGGGGCGGCGGAGTTTCTCTGTCCCGAATGCGGCACGGAGATCCGGCGGTGCCTCCGCTGCAGGCAGCAGAGCATACCGTACGAATGCCCCAAGTGCAGGTTCAGGGGGCCCTAG
- a CDS encoding uridylate kinase encodes MHTPIVLKCGGSLLGRVPGIVQELQDLGAPVLLVPGGGPFADQVRRLSPPDDAAHWMAIAAMEQFGWYIAAHGLPVQDRLHPPAGPTVLLPYAVLRALDPLPHTWSVTSDTIAAWVAERLRLDLVLLKSVDGIRCSGVLQERIDRPCACTEVDPALIPFALSRGVRTVILNGQRAGSVARYLESGDGAGTVIDTRF; translated from the coding sequence ATGCACACCCCGATCGTGCTGAAGTGCGGCGGGAGCCTCCTCGGGCGGGTGCCCGGCATCGTGCAGGAGCTGCAGGACCTCGGAGCGCCCGTGCTCCTGGTTCCCGGCGGGGGGCCGTTTGCGGATCAGGTGCGGAGGCTCTCGCCGCCCGACGACGCCGCCCACTGGATGGCGATCGCCGCCATGGAGCAGTTCGGCTGGTACATCGCAGCCCACGGTCTCCCGGTCCAGGATCGCCTCCACCCTCCCGCGGGTCCGACCGTGCTCCTACCCTATGCGGTCCTCCGTGCCCTCGATCCCCTCCCGCACACCTGGAGCGTCACCTCCGATACCATCGCCGCCTGGGTGGCCGAGCGCCTCCGTCTCGACCTGGTGCTCCTGAAGTCGGTCGACGGCATCCGCTGCAGCGGCGTCCTGCAGGAGCGGATCGACCGCCCGTGTGCGTGCACGGAGGTGGACCCTGCGCTGATCCCCTTCGCCCTCTCCCGCGGAGTGCGCACCGTCATCCTGAACGGACAGCGGGCGGGATCGGTGGCCAGATACCTGGAGAGCGGGGACGGGGCGGGAACGGTCATCGATACAAGATTTTAA